TTTTATTATAAAAAAAAAGAAATTTTTAATGTGAAAAGTTCTTTTTTGAATACAAAAGGATCCCATAAAAAAATAACTGTTCGTGTGAATTCTCCTACTTCAGTTTCTCCTTTTAAAAAATCAGAGAAAATTATTTTTAATAAAGAAACATTTTTAAATACTCTTTCTGAATTAAATATAGCTTCTCAAAAAAGTTTAGTAGAAATGTTTGATAGTACTGTAGGTGGTACTACAGTTTTAATGCCTTTTGGTGGAAAATATCAAATGACTCCATCTGAAGGAAGTGTTCAAAAGATTCCTGTTTTAAAGGGGAATACAAATACAGTCAGTTTAGTTTCTTGGGGTTTTCATCCTGAAGTTTCTACTTGGAGCCCTTTTCATGGAGGAGCTTATGCTATTGTGGAATGTATTTCTAAAATTATTTCTATGGGTGGAAATTATAAAAATTCCTATTTTAGTTTTCAAGAATATTATCAAAAACTAGGAAATAATCCAGAAAATTGGGGAAAACCTTTTTCTGCTTTACTAGGAGCTTATCATGCTCAAATGTCATTAGAATTGGCTTCTATAGGAGGAAAAGATTCTATGTCTGGAACATACAAAAATTTACATGTTCCCCCAACATTTATTGCTTTTTCTGTATCTACAAGTTTATGTTCCAATATAATATCTCCTGAATTTAAAAAAGTAGGAAATAAAATTTATTTGTATTATCATAATTCATTAGAAAATGAAATGCCAAATTTTGATTCTATAAAAGAAGCCTATGAAGAAATTTATAAAGAAATTTGTTCCGGTAAAATTGTTTCTATAAAGACAGTAAAAGATGGAGGTATTTCCGTCGCTATTGCAAAAATGTCTTTTGGAAATTGTTTAGGTGCAGTGATTAATTATAAAGATCATTTATTGGAAACAAATATAGGTTCCTTAATTATAGAATCATCATCTTCCATTAAAAACAATAATTTTATTCCAATAGGAGAAATTACTTCTCATAAAAATTTAAATTTCAATGGAATATCTATTGATATAGATGAATCTATAAAATGTTGGTTGAAAACTTTAAATCCTATTTTTTCTCCTAATGAAAATAAAAAGAACAATAAAGAAAAAAAGAATATTCAAAAATTTAAAATTAAAAAAGAAAAGGAATATAATTCTATCATATGGAAATGTAAACTGAAAAAAAAAGGAAAACCTAGTGTATTTATTCCTATATTTCCCGGTACAAATGGTGAATTTGAATCAATTCGTGCATTTGAAAAAGAAGGATCTATAGTAAATACTTTAGTATTCAAAAATCTATATGACAAAAATGTTATGGAATCCATATTTTCTTTTAAAAAGCATATAGAATCCGTGCAAATATTTATGCTTTGTGGAGGTTTTAGTGCTGGTGATGAACCAGATGGTTCTGCTAAATTTATAGTATCTATATTACATAATCCATATATTCAAGATGCTATTCAACATTTTCTTAATAAGGATGGATTGATTTTAGGAATTTGTAATGGGTTTCAAGGTTTAATAAAATCTGGATTATTACCTTATGGTAAAATTTGTTTGAGAAATCAGAATTCTCCTACACTGACGTATAATAAAATAGAAAAACATATATCCCAATGTGTTCATATTAAAGTGATATCTGATCACTCTCCATGGTTAAATGGAATGAAAAATAAAATATATACTCTTCCTATATCTCATAGTGAAGGAAGATTTTATGCAAATAAAGAAACAATAAATATTTTATTAGATAGAAACCAAATTGCAACACAATATGTGGATTTGGAAGGGGATCCTAGTTTAAATAGATTATATAATCCTAATGGATCTGTTGGAGCTGTAGAAGGATTATTAAGTGAAAATGGTAAAATTTATGGAAGAATGACTCATCCAGAACGTTATGATCATGGATTATTAAAAAATATACCTAATATTCAAGAACATTCTATTTTTAGAAATGCAATACAATATTTCTTGTGAATATAATTAATTATTAAAAATAAATTACAATAATTTATGCAAGTGGCTATATTTCTTGGAAGTGTTTCTGACAAATCAATTATGAAAGTAACTGCTGAACTACTTAACCAATTTAATATAAACTATAAATCTTATATAATTTCCGCACATCGATTGCCAGATATTTTATCAAAGACTATAAAAGAAATAGAATCTGAAGAAACAGATGTTATTATTGCAGGGGCTGGTTTATCCGCTCACTTACCTGGTGTTATTTCTTCTAAAACAATTATTCCTGTTATAGGAATCCCCATTTATTGTAGTAATAATAATAATTCCTTAGGAGGAATAGAGGCTCTTTTTTCCATAGTGCAAATGCCAAAATATGTCCCTGTTGCTACAGTAGGAATAAATAACTCTTATAATGCAGCTTTATTGGCTGTTCATATTTTAGCTATAAAATATCAAAATATAAGAAAGTTATTGATAAAATTCAGAGAAAAAGAAAAGGAAAAACTGATAAATAAAATTAAGATAGATTTATGATCGTAAATTATATAATTAAAAAAGATCTTTTATTTGAAGGAAAAACAAAAAAAATATATGCTACTAAAAATCCATTTGAAGTCTTAATTCATCACAAAGATTATTTAACCGCTTTAGATGGTCTAAGAAAAAACTTTTTACAGGATAAAGGAATTTTAAATAATGAAATAACTACACTGATTTTTAAATTTCTAAATTCTTGTGGAATAAAAACTCATTTTATACGAAAAATAAACAACAGGGAACAATTATGTTATAAAGTAGATATGATACCTTTAGAATTTGTTGTCCGTAATGTTGTTGCAGGGAGTATGTCTAAACGTTTAGGAATTAAAGAAGGGGTTCATCTTTCTAATCCTATTTTTGAAATTTTTTATAAAAATGATAAATTGAAAGATCCATTAATTAATGATCATCATGCCGTATTCTTAAAAGCTCTTTCCTATGAAGAATTAAATTCCATTTATAGCATAATATCGAAAATAAACTATATTATTAAGAAATATTTTTTAAATAAAAATATTATATTGGTTGATTTTAAAGTAGAATTTGGTAAGAATCATAAAAACGAGATTCTTCTTTCAGATGAAATCAGTCCGGATACTTGTCGTTTTTGGGATAAAAAAACGATGAAAAAATTAGATAAAGATTTATTTAGAATGGAATTAAATGAAAAAAAAGAAGTATTTGATATTTACATAGAGATATTAAAAAGGTTAAATGTAAGTTAACCATTAAAATTGAAATGATGGGACAAAGATATTCTTTTTCCAAAAAGAAAATATCTCAATTATTCCCTTTTATTCTGAAAAATAATTATTCTGATAAATTTCATGATGAATGTGGTGTTTTTGGGATTTATTCACCTTTTAAAATAGATACCTTTTCTTTAATTCAGTTTGGTTTATTTGCATTACAACATAGAGGGCAAGAGGCTTGTGGTTTTTCTGTTTTACGAGATGGATTTATTTTATCACATAAAAATGAAGGATTTGTTTTAGATTTTTTTAAAAAAATTTCTAATTCTGAATGTTATCATGGAAATGCTGCAATTGGACATACTCGTTATTCTACAGAAGGAGGACAAAGTAAAAAAAATATTCAACCTTTTTTTGGAGAAGATTCCTATGGAAGGAGTACTATATCTATAGTACACAATGGAAATTTAGTCAATGCTCAATATATTCGTAAAGAATTGGAACATCAAGGAATAAATTTTATATCCGAACATTCGGATTCTGAAGTTATTTTACGTTTAATACAAAAATATTTACCAGAATATGAGAATAATCTGGAGAAAGCTATTCAAAAAACCACTGTTGACATTAAAGGAGCTTATTCTGTAATCGTTCTTATGAAGAATAAAATGGCTGCATTTAGAGATCCAAATGGAATACGTCCTTTATGTTATGGAATGTTGGATGATAAAACTTATATATTTAGTTCTGAAACTTGTGGAATTGATTCTGTGGGAGGTTTTTACGTAAGAGATTTATTACCAGGAGAAATTATAATTGTGGATCAAAAATCAATTCAATTTTCTAAACTTAGAAAAATAAAAAATAGAAATGTAAAAAAAAGAATATGTTCTTTTGAATATATTTATTTTTCTCGTCCTGATTCTTTAATTGAAAATGTAAATGTTTATGAAGTTCGTGAAAAAAGTGGAGAAAAACTCTATGAACAACATCCAGTAGAAGCTGATGTGGTTATCGGTGTTCCGGATTCTGGAGTTCCAGCTTCTATTGGGTATTCCAAAGCCTCTGGAATCCCTTTCAAACCAATTTTAGTAAAAAATAAATATATTGGTAGATCTTTTATACTCCCTAAAAAAGAAATGCGTGAAAAAATGGTAAACTTGAAATTAAATCCTATTTTAGATGAAATAAAAGGAAAACGAATTGTTATTATTGATGATTCTATAGTTCGTGGTACGACCAGTCGTAGATTGGTTTACATATTAAGAAAAGCAGGAGCTAAAGAAATTCACTTTAGAAGTGCTTCTCCTCCTATTATAGGACCATGTTATTTAGGAGTAGACACTCCAACTAGAAAAGATCTTATATCATACAATCATATCGATAAAAAAAGTATCGAAAAAATTCTAAATGTGGACAGTTTAGAATTTTTAAGCATGGATAATCTTATAGACATTCTTGGAAGTATTCATTATTGTTTTGGTTGTTTTACCGGAAATTATCCAGTTCAAAAAACTGAAAACAATATAACATAAAATAAATCATAAAAAAGTGAAAAAAAGTATGACCATATGTAATCTTAGTAAGATTTTAGAAAAAACCTATAACAATAGGGTAATGAGTACGTTAAATAATTTTTCTAGTTTTTATAAAATGTATGAATGTGGATATAAAGAACCTATTTTAGTTTCTGGAGTAGATGGAGTGGGGACTAAATTACGTCTGGCTATAGATTTCAAAAAATATGGTGTAATTGGAGAAGATTGTTTTGCAATGTGTGTAAATGATGTTTTATGTCATGGAGCAATTCCTTTATTTTTTTTAGATTATTTAGCTTGTGGAAAACTAGATACTGCTATCATAGAAAAAATTATACAAGGTATAGCTATTTCTTGTAAAAAAACAAATACTTGTCTGATTGGAGGTGAAACTGCAGAAATGCCTGGAATTTATCAAGAAAATGATTATGATATAGCTGGATTTTGTGTAGGTATTGTAGAAAAAAATCATCTTGTAGATGGTAAAAAATTAATTCGCGAAGGAGATATTTTGATAGGCCTTCCTTCATCAGGTGTGCATAGCAATGGTTTTTCTGTAATTAGGAACATTTTTTCTTCAGAAGATTTTTTGAAATTTTTTCAAAAAAAACCGTTTTATGAAACGCTTTTAATTCCAACCAGAATTTATCATTTTCCTATTTATACTTTATTAAAAACATTTGTAATACACGGATTAGCTCATATTACTGGAGGAGGTATATTAGATAATTTATCTAGAATTATTCCAGAAAATCTATCAGCCGTAATAGAAAAAGAAAAAATACCTATTCATCCTGTTTTTAATTATATTAGAGAAAGGGGAAATCTATCAGAACAAAAAATGTGGAATACTTTTAATATGGGAGTAGGAATGATTATCGTAGTTTCTTTTAAAGAAAGAGATTCTATTTTGGAAAAACTTTATTTTTTGGGAGAAAAACCTTTTGTATTAGGTAATATTGTGAAAGAAAATAAAAAAGTATTTTTGAAATAAAAATATTTCCATGAATAAAATAGCTGTTTTAGTTTCTGGAGAAGGAAGAAATACACATCATATTTTACAATCCATTAAAAACGGAATGCTCTATAATTCAATAGTAAATATAATGATTTCTGATAGATGGTGTAGAGCTATTCAATATGCATTAACAAGGAATATCACAGTATTTTCTCTAATAAAAACTAATAAAAAATTTCTTTCTAAAGAAATAGATAATATACTTATAAGATACACACCGGATATCATAGTTCTTTCAGGTTTTTTTTCTATACTTGACGAAGAATTTTGTGAAAAATGGAGTGGTAAGGTAATAAATGTTCATCCTTCTCTACTACCTAAATATGGTGGAAGAGGAATGTATGGCATAAAAGTACATCAAGAAGTTATAAAAAATAAGGAAAAAATATCAGGTGCTACAGTTCATTATGTCACAAAAGATGTGGATTTAGGAGGTGTAATTTTAAAAAAAACATGTAGAATTGATTCAAAGGAGACTCCAACATCCTTATCAAAAAAAGTTTCTATGATAGAAAAAGAAATATTAATTCAATCTATTAACAAACTTTTATAAAGTTATAAGGGAAGGGATTAATAAATCTATGTATACTTATTACTCATACTCAAAAAAATAACAAATTAATTAGTGAAATGTATTATGAAAAGAGCTTTGATTAGTGTTTATGAAAAAAATGAAAAATTATTTAATTTCGTCAATTTTTTAGATCAAAAAGGATATCAAATAATTTCTACTGGAGGAACCTACCAATATTTTCTCAAAAAAAAAGTATCAAATCTTATAGAAGTTTCCGACTTTACTTCTTTCCCTGAAGTTTTAGATGGAAGAGTAAAAACTATTCATCCTAATATATATATGGGAATTTTAGCTGATCGTTCCACTGAAAAACATATGAGAATTGTTCATTCTCAGAATATTAATCTTATTGATATTGTTTTGGTAAATTTTTATCCATTTTTTGAGAAAAAACATCAAAAAATTAGTATTAATTCACTAATAGAATTTATTGATATTGGAGGGCCATCCATGCTTAGAGCAGCCGCTAAAAATTTTTTATATGTAACCCCTATTATAGATAGTAATGATTATGAGGTAGTTCAATATGAACTGGAAAATTATGGTTTTCCTTCATTGAAATTGAGAAAAAAATTGGCAGGAAAAGCGTTCAATTTTACTTCTGCTTATGATTCTGTTATTTCTCAATCTCTTTTAGAAGATAAATTTCCTATTTATTTGCATTCCTCTTATGAAAAAAAAATGAATCTTCGTTATGGGGAAAATCCACACCAAAAAGCGGCTTATTATATTAATACTTTTCATAAAGGATCAATGCGTAATTTTCATCAATTACATGGAAAAAAACTTTCATTTAACAATTTAAGAGATATGGATATAGCATGGAAAGTTGTTTCTCAATTTTCTGAACCGGCTTGTTGTACAGTGAAGCATTCTACTCCTTGTGGAGTATCGTTGGGGGAAAATATAATTGAAGCATTCCAAAAGACCTATTATGCTGATACTATTTCCTCTTTTGGAGGAATAATGGCTGTTAATGTTCCAGTGACAAAAGAACTAGCAAAAGAAATTAATCACATTTTTCTAGAAGTGATTCTTTCTCCAAGTTATGAAACAGATGTTTTAAATATTTTAAAAATAAAAAAAAATCTTAGAATTATTAGTATTAATGAACCTATTTCAGATAAATTAGAATATGTGCAAATAGATGGAGGTTTTTTAGTACAAGAATCAGATTATTTTTCTTCTGATGATCAAAATTATAAGGTGGTTACTAAAAAAAAATTTAGTGATGAAGAATTAAAATCTTTATTTTTTGCTCAAAAAGTAGTAAAATATGTAAAATCTAATGCTATTGTTGTGGTTAAAGGAACACAAACTTTAGGAGTATCTGGAGGTCAAACTAACAGAATTTGGGCAGCTCGTCAAGCTATAGAAAGGGCTTTAGAAAAAAGTAAAACTGGGTTAGTTCTTGTATCTGATGCTTTTTTTCCTTTTAGAGATGTAGTAGATGAAGCGGCTCGTTCTGGTGGTATACGTGCTATTCTTCAACCAGGAGGATCTATACGTGATAAAGAATCTGTAAAAGCTTGTGATAATTATGGAATAGCAATGGCTTTTACTGGAAAAAGACATTTTAAACATTAAAAAAAATAATGAAAATTTTAATTCTTGGAAGCGGAGGACGTGAACATGCTATAGGAAAAAAATTATTGGAAGATTATCATTCAATCCATCTTTATTTTTATCCTGGTAATGGTGGGACAAGTGTAATAGGAAAAAATATTGAAAATCATCATACTGTATTAGATTTAGTTTTTTTTGCTAAAAGAAATGCAATAGACCTAACTATTGTAGGTTCTGAAATTTTTTTATTGGAAGGAATTGTAGACATTTTTAAAAATTTTGGATTAGAAATAATTGGACCGCATTATTTAGCAGCCCAACTTGAAGGAAATCGAATTTTTGCTAAATCCTTTATGAAAAAATATGGAATTCGTACTCCTAAGTACAATATTTTTTATTGTTATGAAAAGGCAATTAATTTTCTAAAAAAAAATACTAATTCTGTAGCTATTAAAACTAATGGTATTGCTGGAGGAAAAGGAGTTATTTTAGTTCACAATCAAAATGATGCTAAAAAAGCTTTAAAAAACATTATGATAAAGAAAAAATTTGGTGAATCTGGTAATCAGATTATTATAGAAGATTTTTTACAAGGAAATGAAGTTTCTATTATATCTATTTTTAATGGAAAAAATATTATTCCTTTTTTATCGGCTCAAGATTACAAGAAAATTGAAGAAAATGAGAAAGGATTAAATACAGGAGGAATGGGGGCGATTGCTCCTAATCCATATATGACAAATTCTATTTGGATAGATTTTAAAAAAAATATTTTAGAACCTACTTTAGAAGGATTAATTATAGAAAAATTAACTTTTTTTGGATTCTTATATTTTGGATTAATGATAACTTATAACAAAGTTTATCTATTAGAATATAATACTCGTATCGGAGATCCTGAAGCTCAAACTTTATTTCCATTAATGAAAAGTAATTTTTTAAATATCATTCAATCTACCTTTCAAAATAAAGATCAAAAAGAAATATTTATTGATTGGAAAAAATTATGTTCTTGTTGTGTAGTTTTATCATCTAAAGGGTATCCTGAAAAATATGAAATTGGAAAAATTATAACAGGTTTAAATTCTTTAGAAGAACCTTTTTATATTGCTGGAGCTAAAAGAGAACAAGAAAAATGGATAACATCAGGTGGACGAGTTATCAATATAGTAGGAATAGGAAATACTCATGAAGAAGCTAGAAGAAAAGCTTATGATAAAGTAGTAAAAATAAAATTTGACAATTTGTATTTTAGACAAGATATAGGTTTATAAAAAATGAAAAAAGATTTTATACTCATATTAGATTTTGGATCTCAATATAGTCATATGATTGCTAGAAGAATTAGAGATATAGGAGTATACACTTTATTATCTCATTATAATGATGTTGATTATGATGTAATTTCAAAAAAAAAGCCTAAGGGTTTGATTTTATCGGGAGGTCCTTTTTCTGTTTATGAAAAAAATTCTCCACTAATATCCAAAAGTATTTTTCAACTAAATATTCCCATATTCGGAATATGTTATGGAATGCAACTTATTTCTTTTCTTTTTGGAGGAGAGATAAAAAAATCAAAATACAAAGAGTATGGAAAATCTCACTTGATTATAGATCATACTAATAATAGTTTATTTTATGGAATTCCTAAAAAATCTATTGTTTGGATGAGTCATTTCGACGAAGTCAAAATAATTCCAAAAGAATTTAAAATCATAGCACATACAACATCTTGTAATATTGCAGCTTTAGGTCATCTTAATAAAAATATTTATGCCGTTCAATTTCATCCAGAAGTAAAACACACAGAGTATGGGATATTTATGTTAAAAAATTTTGTTTTTCATATTTGCAAATGTAGTTTGAATTGGAAATTAAATAATTTTGTTAAAAATACAATAGATAATATTAAAAAACGTGTAAATAAAAAAAAAGTTATTTTAGGTTTTTCTGGAGGAGTAGATTCTTTTGTCACTGCTTATATCATTCATAAAGCCATTGGAAATTCTTTAATTTGTATTTTTGTAGACACAGGTTTATTATTAGAAAACGAAAAAGAGAAAATATTTTCTTTATGTGAAAAAATGCATTTTCCTATAAAAATAATAGATGCTAAAAAACGTTTTTTATCTAAGTTAACTGGAGTTGTGGATCCTGAAATAAAAAGAAAAGTTATAGGGAAAGAATTTATATGTTTATTCCAAAAGGAGTCAAATAAAATTAATAACATTGAATTTTTAGCACAAGGGACTATTTATTCAGATATTATTGAATCATCTGTTTCCTCAAAAAATTTAATAAGTAATTCTATAAAATCCCATCATAATGTAGGAGGATTACCTACAACATTAATGAAATTGAAACTAATTGAACCATTAAAAAAACTATTTAAAGATGAAGTCAGAAAAATAGGTAAAAAACTAGGACTCCCAAAAGAAATTTTATATCGTCATCCGTTTCCTGGACCTGGATTAAGTATTCGTATTATTGGGGGAGTTAGTGAAAAAAAAATTTCTATTTTAAGAAAAGCAGAAAATATTCTATTGCAAGAATTAATAACTTATAAAATATACAATTCCGTTAGTCAAGCTTTTATTGTTTTATTACCTGTAAAATCTGTAGGAATAAAAGGTGATAAACGAACATATGAATATGTAGCTATATTACGAATAATAAATACTGAAGATTTTATGACTGCTACTTTTTCACGTTTATCTTATGACTTTTTAGAAAAAGTTTCAAATAGAATCACTAATGAAGTTGATGGAATTAATAGAATAGCATATGATATTACTTCTAAACCTCCATCTACTATTGAATGGGAATAATTTTTTATATCATCATAGAAATCAAATTATATATATTTTTTTTCAATTTATTTCTAGGAGAAATTAAATCTATAAATCCATGATCCATTAAAAATTCTGATGTTTGAAATCCTTCTGGAAGATCTTTTCCTATTATTTCTCTGATAACTCTGGGTCCAGCAAATCCAATAAGAGCTCCAGGTTCAGCTATATTGATGTCTCCAAGTAAAGAATAAGAGGCAGTTACACCTCCCGTAGTTGGATCAGTTAAAACAGAGATATAAGGAATTTTAGCATCACGTAATTGAGTTAATCGAGCTATAGTTTTAGCCATTTGCATTAATGAAAAAGAAGATTCCATTATTCTTGCTCCTCCTGATTTAGAAATTAAAATATATGGATATTTTTTATCTATACAATATTTTATAGCTCTAGATATTTTTTCTCCCACAACAGAACCCATAGATCCTCCTATAAATGAAAAATCCATACAAGATATCACTGCATTTATAGTTTTAATTTTTCCAATTCCTGTTCTAATTGCATCATATAAATTTGTTTTTTTTTGTGTTTCTTTAATTCTATCTGTATACTTTTTATAATCTTTCCATTTCATAGGATCTTGGCTAATCATTTTTTCATTTATTTCTAAAAATTTTCCATGATCAAAAAGAATTTCAAAATATTCTTTACTATGAATTCTTACATGATATCCATCTTCCGGACTAACATAAGCGTTTTTTTTTAATTCTTCCGTATCTATAATTTTCCCGCTAGGAGTTCTGTACCAAATTCCTTTTGGTGAATCTTTTCTATCATTTACAGATGTTAAGATATTCTTTTTTTTTCTTAAAAACCAAGCCATGGTTAGTTTTTTATAAAGTATTAATATTATTCATGAATTCAAAATATTTTTTTAAAATTATTTTAAAAGATTTTTCTCCTTCTCTTAACCATACTCTAGGATCATAATATTTTTTGTTAGGAAGATGTTTTCCTTTTAAGTTTCCTATTTGTTTTTTTAAGTATTCCTTATTTTTATTCATATAATCTCTTACTCCACAAGTAAAAGCATACTGTAAATCAGTATCTATATTCATTTTTACAACTCCATAAGTAATAGCTTTTTTTATTTCTTTTTCACTTGATCCTGATCCACCATGAAAAACTAAAGATACTGGTTTAGCATTAGTGTGAAATTTTTTTTGTATATACTCTTGTGTATTTTTCAAAATTTCAGGACGAAGTATAACATTTCCAGGTCTATAAACTCCATGTACATTTCCAAAAGAAGCTGCTATAATGAAATTAGCACTTATTTTCATTAATCTTTCATAAGCATAAGAAACTTCTTTTGGTTGAGTATAAAGTTTATTGTTTTCTATATTAGAATTATCTATACCATCTTCTTCTCCTCCCGTAACACCAAGTTCTATTTCAAGGGTCATTTTAGTTTTATTCATTCTATCAAAGTATTGCTCACAAATATTAATATTTTCTATTAAAGGTTCTCCAGAAAGATCTAACATATGTGAACTAAATAATGTTTTTCCAAAACGTTTATAATATTTTTCATTGGCTTCTATTAATCCATCTATCCATGGTAATAATGGTTTAGAACAATGATCTGTATGAAGAATTACCGTTGTTTTATAATATGAAGCTAATTCATGAATATGCATTGCACAAGCTATAGAACCTTGAATTGCTGCTTTTTGTTTTTCATTATTTAATCCTTTTCCAGCATTAAAAATAGCTCCTCCATTAGATAACTGAATAATAACAGGAGAATTTACTTCTGCAGCAGTTTCCATAACAGAATTTATAGTATTAGATCCAATAACGTTCACGGCAGGAATAGAAAATACGTTTTCTTTAGCATATTCAAATATTTCTTTTACAAGATTACCGGTTGCTACTCCAAATGGAAATTTTTTAGACATGTGTTAAAATTTATTTTATTACTAAAAAAATATATGAAAAAATTAACTTATTAGAATGATAATTACACCACCTACATTAAAAATATACAATGCTTCAGCAGGTTCAGGAAAAACTACTTTTTTAGTAATCAATTATCTTTATATTTTATTAAAAAGCCCTTATCCTGATGAATTTAAAAGAATTTTAGCTTTAACTTTTACTAAAAAAGCTTCTGAAGAAA
The sequence above is drawn from the Blattabacterium cuenoti genome and encodes:
- the purE gene encoding 5-(carboxyamino)imidazole ribonucleotide mutase, producing the protein MQVAIFLGSVSDKSIMKVTAELLNQFNINYKSYIISAHRLPDILSKTIKEIESEETDVIIAGAGLSAHLPGVISSKTIIPVIGIPIYCSNNNNSLGGIEALFSIVQMPKYVPVATVGINNSYNAALLAVHILAIKYQNIRKLLIKFREKEKEKLINKIKIDL
- the purF gene encoding amidophosphoribosyltransferase, whose translation is MGQRYSFSKKKISQLFPFILKNNYSDKFHDECGVFGIYSPFKIDTFSLIQFGLFALQHRGQEACGFSVLRDGFILSHKNEGFVLDFFKKISNSECYHGNAAIGHTRYSTEGGQSKKNIQPFFGEDSYGRSTISIVHNGNLVNAQYIRKELEHQGINFISEHSDSEVILRLIQKYLPEYENNLEKAIQKTTVDIKGAYSVIVLMKNKMAAFRDPNGIRPLCYGMLDDKTYIFSSETCGIDSVGGFYVRDLLPGEIIIVDQKSIQFSKLRKIKNRNVKKRICSFEYIYFSRPDSLIENVNVYEVREKSGEKLYEQHPVEADVVIGVPDSGVPASIGYSKASGIPFKPILVKNKYIGRSFILPKKEMREKMVNLKLNPILDEIKGKRIVIIDDSIVRGTTSRRLVYILRKAGAKEIHFRSASPPIIGPCYLGVDTPTRKDLISYNHIDKKSIEKILNVDSLEFLSMDNLIDILGSIHYCFGCFTGNYPVQKTENNIT
- a CDS encoding formyltransferase family protein, which encodes MNKIAVLVSGEGRNTHHILQSIKNGMLYNSIVNIMISDRWCRAIQYALTRNITVFSLIKTNKKFLSKEIDNILIRYTPDIIVLSGFFSILDEEFCEKWSGKVINVHPSLLPKYGGRGMYGIKVHQEVIKNKEKISGATVHYVTKDVDLGGVILKKTCRIDSKETPTSLSKKVSMIEKEILIQSINKLL
- the purM gene encoding phosphoribosylformylglycinamidine cyclo-ligase, which codes for MKKSMTICNLSKILEKTYNNRVMSTLNNFSSFYKMYECGYKEPILVSGVDGVGTKLRLAIDFKKYGVIGEDCFAMCVNDVLCHGAIPLFFLDYLACGKLDTAIIEKIIQGIAISCKKTNTCLIGGETAEMPGIYQENDYDIAGFCVGIVEKNHLVDGKKLIREGDILIGLPSSGVHSNGFSVIRNIFSSEDFLKFFQKKPFYETLLIPTRIYHFPIYTLLKTFVIHGLAHITGGGILDNLSRIIPENLSAVIEKEKIPIHPVFNYIRERGNLSEQKMWNTFNMGVGMIIVVSFKERDSILEKLYFLGEKPFVLGNIVKENKKVFLK
- a CDS encoding phosphoribosylformylglycinamidine synthase, whose product is MNFRIYIQKKRPFDIDSRKLHNELRSINISLSNVVVYHIYDIYNINEKLFLESLSKIFVDPVTDILHKKIQNFNASYIKFFPDKYDDRAHAAMQCIKVIDPESSAMISVKTGQLIELIGVKKKQDFYKIKKYYIQSCLNTEKKEDDKEIIDNFINFSVEKIIEIHRKWNFSMNVNDFLFIQKYFSQEKRNPTKAELRIFDVYWSDHCRHVTFFTTLINISFYGSLKQTYQSIFKKYLKDRDYIGRSKYPINLMDLSSLPSKILYKKGKLKNFVLSNEHNACIIKVNVDFTEKNKKEKWYLLFKNETHNHPTEIAPFVGASTCIGGAIRDPLSGRAFVYQGVRLSGAADPIHLKTPPIKGKIPQHKICFESACGYSSYGNQIGLATTHVHEIYHEGYRAKRMEIGMVVGAVPVDFIKQEKPKKGDIILLVGGLTRKEGIGGAVDSSKEKEDKSDLKDNVQQKGNPIIERKIQRFFRKKKVVSLIKKSNDFGAGGAAVAIGELSDSLVLYLDKIPVKNAENNNIKAVEIALSESQERIAVILDYKDVKKFIHFSHEENIMSVPIGEITDNKRIIFYYKKKEIFNVKSSFLNTKGSHKKITVRVNSPTSVSPFKKSEKIIFNKETFLNTLSELNIASQKSLVEMFDSTVGGTTVLMPFGGKYQMTPSEGSVQKIPVLKGNTNTVSLVSWGFHPEVSTWSPFHGGAYAIVECISKIISMGGNYKNSYFSFQEYYQKLGNNPENWGKPFSALLGAYHAQMSLELASIGGKDSMSGTYKNLHVPPTFIAFSVSTSLCSNIISPEFKKVGNKIYLYYHNSLENEMPNFDSIKEAYEEIYKEICSGKIVSIKTVKDGGISVAIAKMSFGNCLGAVINYKDHLLETNIGSLIIESSSSIKNNNFIPIGEITSHKNLNFNGISIDIDESIKCWLKTLNPIFSPNENKKNNKEKKNIQKFKIKKEKEYNSIIWKCKLKKKGKPSVFIPIFPGTNGEFESIRAFEKEGSIVNTLVFKNLYDKNVMESIFSFKKHIESVQIFMLCGGFSAGDEPDGSAKFIVSILHNPYIQDAIQHFLNKDGLILGICNGFQGLIKSGLLPYGKICLRNQNSPTLTYNKIEKHISQCVHIKVISDHSPWLNGMKNKIYTLPISHSEGRFYANKETINILLDRNQIATQYVDLEGDPSLNRLYNPNGSVGAVEGLLSENGKIYGRMTHPERYDHGLLKNIPNIQEHSIFRNAIQYFL
- the purC gene encoding phosphoribosylaminoimidazolesuccinocarboxamide synthase produces the protein MIVNYIIKKDLLFEGKTKKIYATKNPFEVLIHHKDYLTALDGLRKNFLQDKGILNNEITTLIFKFLNSCGIKTHFIRKINNREQLCYKVDMIPLEFVVRNVVAGSMSKRLGIKEGVHLSNPIFEIFYKNDKLKDPLINDHHAVFLKALSYEELNSIYSIISKINYIIKKYFLNKNIILVDFKVEFGKNHKNEILLSDEISPDTCRFWDKKTMKKLDKDLFRMELNEKKEVFDIYIEILKRLNVS